Proteins found in one Dermacentor silvarum isolate Dsil-2018 chromosome 8, BIME_Dsil_1.4, whole genome shotgun sequence genomic segment:
- the LOC119462308 gene encoding uncharacterized protein LOC119462308, with product MPSHYAGIQWKNDLCYLGVPLSQYRNSNSHWSGEVGKIQSKVNSWRGRNLSMFSRAEVCNVFLVSRLMYVLQVLHCSRLRIQALHRVFATFSWSSSCESMRRDNLFVPLERGGLGLVHLFVRQIVSRLFFFRDSDHPFLREMLQLRLDHYLPDIVVSSDAKDVTQAPWGFLKEVVDSFLFLKVRFSLEYIFTASRKEISAALVYSIFPDPLYRAPYLNQPYQDVLRRVRKMCIPPGAKTFFFILHTETLPVKTWLKARGCFVPWSTNCRLCPRAETIDHCFIDCTDAIFFWDVLQRTLKKDIDITPYAIRFLPFKISGGPPYDMFVVLGLYSLWRARMCDRHAESPRSTRSFFQESAAYIRSVYAVQEPPPDWMHLLDACVCLPEF from the coding sequence atgccatcacattACGCAGGCATTCAATGGAAAAATGATCTGTGCTATTTAGGTGTACCTCTCTCACAGTATAGAAATAGCAACAGTCATTGGTCGGGGGAAGTAGGGAAAATACAAAGTAAAGTGAATTCATGGCGAGGacggaatttgtcaatgttcagtcgtgctgaagtgtgcaacgtgtttttagtttcccgtctcatgtatgtgctgcaagtactgcactgctcaagacttcgtattcaggcactgcatcgcgtatttgcaacatttagttggagctcgagttgcgaatccatgcggcgcgataatctgttcgtccctcttgaacgaggtggtttaggattagtccatctcttcgtcaggcaaattgtttctcgtctgtttttctttcgagacagtgaTCATCCCTTTTTGCGTGAAATGTTACAGCTCCGATTAGATCATTATCTTCctgatatagtagtgtcatcagatgccaaagatgtcacacaggctccttggggctttctcaaggaggttgtggattcattccttttcttgaaagttagattcagcctggagtacattttcactgcgagtcgaaaagaaatttctgctgcactggtgtattcgattttcccagatcctttgtatcgtgcaccttatttaaatcagccttatcaggatgtacttaggcgggtccgtaaaatgtgtatacctcctggagctaaaacatttttctttatactgcatacggaaacacttcctgttaaaacctggttgaaggcgaggggctgcttcgtgccatggtccacgaactgtcgactgtgtccacgtgctgaaactatagatcactgttttatagactgtacagatgctatatttttctgggacgttctccaacggacgcttaaaaaggacattgacatcactccatacgcaattagattcctaccgtttaagattagtggcggtcctccctatgacatgttcgtagtactgggtttgtatagcctatggagagctagaatgtgtgatcgccatgccgaaagcccgcgatctacaagatcattctttcaagaaagtgcagcttatataagaagtgtgtacgccgtgcaggaacctccgcctgactggatgcacttgttggacgcatgtgtgtgtttgcccgagttttaa